In one Ochotona princeps isolate mOchPri1 chromosome 16, mOchPri1.hap1, whole genome shotgun sequence genomic region, the following are encoded:
- the TBCB gene encoding tubulin-folding cofactor B — protein MEVSGISAPTVTVFISSSLNTFSTERRYSRSLTIAELKCKLQLVVGSPASCMELELYGGDDKLYGKLDREDALLGSYPVDDGCRIHVIDHSGASLGEYEDVSKVEKYRMSQEAYDQRQDSIRSFMKRSKLGRYNEEELAQQKAEAAQQLAQQKEQADAITVGSRCEVRATGQAPRRGTVMYVGLTDFKPGYWVGVRYDEPLGKNDGSVDGKRYFECQDKYGAFVKPSIVTVGDFPEEDYGLDEM, from the exons ATGGAGGTGTCGGGGATCTCGGCGCCCACAGTGACCGTTTTCATCAGCAGCTCCCTCAACACCTTCAGCACAGAGAGGCGGTACAGTCGCAGCCTCACCATCGCGGAGTTGAAG TGTAAACTGCAGCTGGTGgtgggcagccccgcttcctgcaTGGAGCTGGAGCTGTATGGAGGCGATGACAAGTTATACGGCAAGTTAGATCGAGAGGATGCACTGCTGGGCTCCTACCCCGTCGACGATGGCTGCCGCATCCAC gtCATTGACCACAGTGGTGCCAGCCTTGGGGAATATGAGGACGTGTCCAAGGTAGAGAAATACAGGATGTCACAGGAAGCTTACGACCAGAGGCAAG ACTCCATCCGCTCCTTCATGAAGCGCAGCAAGCTGGGCCGCTACAACGAGGAGGAGCTCGCGCAGCAGAAGGCTGAGGCCGCCCAGCAGCTCGCCCAGCAAAAGGAGCAAGCAGACGCCATTACCGTGGGCAGCCGCTGCGAGGTGCGCGCCACTGGACAGGCCCCACGCCGCGGCACCGTCATGTATGTAG GCCTCACAGATTTCAAGCCTGGCTACTGGGTTGGCGTCCGCTACGACGAGCCGCTAGGGAAGAACGATGGCAG TGTGGATGGGAAACGCTACTTCGAGTGCCAGGACAAGTATGGTGCCTTTGTCAAGCCATCAATTGTGACAGTGGGGGACTTCCCAGAGGAGGACTACGGATTGGACGAGATGTGA
- the POLR2I gene encoding DNA-directed RNA polymerase II subunit RPB9, producing MEADGTYEPGFVGIRFCQECNNMLYPKEDKENRILLYACRNCDYQQEADNSCIYVNKITHEVDELTQIIADVSQDPTLPRTEDHPCQKCGHKEAVFFQSHSARAEDAMRLYYVCTAPHCGHRWTE from the exons ATGGAAGCGGACGGGACCTACGAGCCTGGCTTCGTGGGTATCCGATTCTGCCAGGAATG TAACAACATGCTGTACCCCAAGGAAGACAAGGAGAACCGTATCCTGCTGTACGCG TGCCGGAACTGTGACTACCAGCAGGAAGCCGACAACAGCTGTATCTACGTTAACAAGATCACGCACGAAGTGGA CGAGCTGACCCAGATCATTGCCGACGTGTCCCAGGACCCCACGTTGCCGCGGACCGAGGACCACCCGTGCCAGAA GTGCGGCCACAAGGAGGCGGTGTTCTTCCAGTCCCACAGTGCCCGGGCCGAG GACGCCATGCGCCTCTACTATGTGTGCACGGCCCCACACTGTGGCCACCGCTGGACCGAGTGA
- the OVOL3 gene encoding putative transcription factor ovo-like protein 3: MPRAFLVRSRRVQPPNWGHLPDQLRGDAYVPDCSSLGVLPPRQSASLVDSWAAPTQGTLASAPRGPETLGCPLCPKAFPLQRMLTRHLKCHSPARRHVCHCCGKGFHDAFDLKRHMRTHTGIRPFRCGACGKAFTQRCSLEAHLAKVHGQPASYAYRERREKLHVCEDCGFTSSRPEAYAQHRALHRPV; this comes from the exons ATGCCCCGAGCCTTCCTGGTCAGGAGCAGGCGTGTGCAGCCACCCAACTGGGGCCACCTGCCTGACCAGCTCCGGGGCGATGCCTATGTGCCAG ACTGCAGCAGCCTGGGGGTGCTGCCGCCACGCCAGTCCGCCAGCCTCGTGGACTCCTGGGCAGCG CCCACACAGGGCACCTTGGCCTCTGCTCCTAGAGGCCCTGAGACACTTGGCTGTCCACTCTGCCCCAAAGCCTTCCCGCTGCAGCGCATGCTGACACGCCACCTCAAATGCCACAGCCCAGCACGGCGCCATGTATGCCACTGTTGTGGCAAAGGCTTTCATGATGCCTTTGATCTCAAGCGCCACATGAGGACTCACACTG GGATCCGGCCCTTCCGCTGCGGCGCTTGCGGGAAGGCGTTCACCCAGCGCTGCTCCCTGGAAGCGCACCTGGCCAAGGTGCATGGGCAGCCAGCCAGCTACGCCTACCGCGAGCGCCGGGAGAAGCTGCATGTGTGCGAGGACTGCGGCTTCACCAGCTCCAGGCCGGAGGCCTACGCGCAGCACCGCGCCCTGCACCGCCCTGTCTGA